The following coding sequences lie in one Rhizobium rhododendri genomic window:
- the fdhD gene encoding formate dehydrogenase accessory sulfurtransferase FdhD has product MARSLRSVPEEVPIAFSYGGSSHAVMMATPGDLEDFAVGFSLTEGIVTTVGEIAALEAVEDEQGINVQITLVDAVADALRSRKRHMAGPVGCGLCGIESIEQAVRPVPDISGVGLTLTMAEVTGAVALLNAAQPLHRETRAVHGAGFYLPGKGLSAVREDVGRHNALDKLCGAVVRAGLDASAGAVVVTSRLSVEMVQKAAILGSAVLIAISAPTALAIRTAEEAGMTLVALVRGEDFEIFTHPRRIIDAALD; this is encoded by the coding sequence ATGGCGCGAAGCCTTCGCAGCGTGCCTGAAGAGGTGCCGATTGCCTTTTCCTATGGTGGCTCCTCGCATGCGGTGATGATGGCGACACCGGGCGATCTCGAGGATTTCGCTGTCGGCTTCAGCCTGACGGAGGGCATCGTCACCACGGTTGGCGAGATCGCCGCCCTCGAGGCTGTAGAGGATGAGCAGGGTATCAACGTGCAGATCACGCTTGTCGATGCTGTAGCGGACGCGTTGCGCAGCCGCAAACGTCACATGGCCGGCCCGGTCGGCTGCGGCCTGTGCGGCATCGAGTCGATCGAGCAGGCTGTGCGCCCGGTACCGGATATCTCGGGTGTCGGCCTGACACTGACCATGGCCGAAGTCACCGGCGCTGTCGCCCTGCTGAATGCCGCGCAGCCGCTGCATCGCGAGACCCGGGCTGTGCATGGGGCGGGCTTCTACCTGCCGGGGAAGGGGCTTTCGGCCGTGCGCGAGGATGTCGGCCGTCACAATGCTCTGGACAAGCTGTGCGGTGCGGTCGTTCGTGCCGGTCTCGACGCCAGCGCAGGCGCGGTGGTGGTCACCAGCCGCTTGTCGGTCGAGATGGTGCAGAAGGCCGCCATCCTCGGCAGCGCCGTGCTGATTGCGATATCAGCTCCGACGGCGCTCGCCATCCGGACTGCTGAAGAGGCGGGCATGACGCTTGTTGCGCTGGTCCGGGGGGAGGATTTCGAGATATTCACCCACCCCCGCCGGATCATCGACGCGGCACTCGATTGA
- a CDS encoding SDR family NAD(P)-dependent oxidoreductase, whose protein sequence is MFQSNLFANRTVVVTGAGRGIGLEVARQFLDCGARVLVHIGRDESRPLPAFLSDAKDTGRAVIFAADFGAADGTSAFVKAVGEHAGTVDVLVNNAGTMLGRYPAADLTDAQYQAVVQLNQTAVVEVTRGLLPLLRASGQAAIVNTVSISALTGGSPGSAIYSASKAFVATYSKALARELAPDGIRVNCVSPGTITTEFHERYSSQEKLEATRRTIPLQRLGTAEDCAPAYLFLSAPSLSGYITGQVIEINGGQLIC, encoded by the coding sequence GTGTTTCAATCCAATTTGTTTGCCAACCGGACCGTTGTCGTGACGGGTGCGGGCCGTGGGATCGGGCTTGAGGTAGCGCGGCAGTTTCTCGACTGTGGCGCGCGCGTGCTGGTGCATATCGGCCGGGATGAAAGCCGCCCGTTGCCGGCTTTTCTCAGCGACGCCAAAGATACAGGGCGTGCCGTGATCTTTGCCGCCGACTTCGGTGCTGCCGATGGGACGTCTGCCTTCGTCAAGGCCGTTGGCGAACATGCTGGCACGGTCGATGTGCTCGTCAACAACGCCGGGACGATGCTCGGACGCTACCCGGCCGCCGACCTCACCGACGCGCAATATCAGGCCGTGGTGCAGCTCAACCAGACAGCTGTCGTCGAGGTCACGCGAGGCCTGCTGCCGCTGCTGAGAGCCTCGGGGCAGGCGGCCATCGTCAACACGGTATCGATTTCCGCGCTGACGGGAGGCAGTCCGGGTTCGGCAATCTATTCGGCCTCGAAGGCTTTCGTTGCCACCTATTCCAAGGCCTTGGCGCGGGAACTGGCGCCGGACGGTATCCGCGTCAACTGCGTGTCGCCGGGGACGATCACGACAGAATTCCACGAGCGCTATTCGTCCCAGGAAAAACTCGAGGCGACCCGACGCACGATCCCTTTGCAGCGTCTAGGGACGGCAGAGGACTGCGCGCCGGCATACCTGTTCCTGTCGGCACCATCCTTATCCGGCTACATAACTGGCCAGGTGATCGAGATCAACGGTGGGCAGCTGATTTGCTGA
- a CDS encoding F0F1 ATP synthase subunit epsilon, with product MADFKFELVSPERLLLSEMVTAVVIPASEGEMTVMANHAPTMTTIKPGVVSVRSSSGAKKDYVVFGGFADVLPTGCTLLAESAVPVDELQRDELTRRIDAAQAELNDAVHHEHKSKLEQFIMELSHLQGSVIRD from the coding sequence ATGGCTGATTTCAAATTCGAACTGGTGTCTCCCGAGCGGCTGCTGCTGTCCGAAATGGTGACGGCTGTCGTCATTCCGGCGAGCGAAGGCGAGATGACGGTCATGGCAAACCATGCGCCGACCATGACCACCATCAAGCCAGGTGTGGTCAGCGTCCGCTCCAGCAGCGGCGCAAAGAAGGACTATGTGGTTTTCGGTGGTTTTGCAGACGTCCTGCCGACGGGGTGCACGCTGCTTGCCGAATCCGCCGTTCCGGTCGACGAACTGCAGCGCGATGAATTGACCCGTCGTATCGACGCGGCGCAGGCCGAACTCAACGATGCTGTTCATCACGAGCACAAGTCGAAGCTTGAGCAGTTCATCATGGAACTTTCGCATCTGCAGGGTAGCGTCATCCGCGACTGA
- the atpD gene encoding F0F1 ATP synthase subunit beta produces the protein MAMAATPAAATPAVGSTGKITQIIGPVVDVVFDGELPKILNALETMNNGNRLVLEVAQHLGENAVRTIAMDATEGLVRGQTVTDTGTPITVPVGPETLGRIMNVIGEPVDEAGPLVTATKRSIHQEAPAYIEQSTDAQILVTGIKVVDLLAPYAKGGKIGLFGGAGVGKTVLIMELINNVAKAHGGYSVFAGVGERTREGNDLYHEMIESGVNKLGGGEGSKAALVYGQMNEPPGARARVALTGLTIAEDFRDKGQDVLFFVDNIFRFTQAGSELSALLGRIPSAVGYQPTLATDMGQMQERITTTTKGSITSVQAIYVPADDLTDPAPATSFAHLDATTNLSRSIAEKGIYPAVDPLDSTSRMLDPLVVGEEHYEVARKVQSTLQRYKALQDIIAILGMDELSEDDKLSVARARKIERFLSQPFFVAEVFTGAPGKLVALEDTIKGFKGLVNGDYDHLPEAAFYMVGTIEEAVEKAKKLAAAV, from the coding sequence ATGGCTATGGCAGCTACCCCCGCAGCAGCAACGCCTGCAGTCGGTTCGACCGGCAAGATCACGCAGATCATCGGACCCGTCGTTGACGTTGTGTTCGACGGCGAACTGCCGAAGATCCTGAATGCGCTGGAAACCATGAACAACGGCAACCGCCTTGTTCTGGAAGTCGCGCAGCACCTCGGCGAAAACGCCGTCCGCACGATCGCCATGGACGCCACCGAAGGTCTCGTTCGCGGACAGACCGTCACGGACACCGGCACCCCGATCACCGTTCCGGTCGGCCCCGAGACGCTCGGCCGCATCATGAACGTCATCGGCGAGCCGGTCGACGAAGCAGGTCCGCTGGTCACCGCGACCAAGCGTTCGATCCACCAGGAAGCACCTGCCTATATCGAGCAGTCCACCGACGCGCAGATCCTCGTTACCGGCATCAAGGTCGTCGACCTGCTCGCACCTTATGCCAAGGGCGGCAAGATCGGCCTGTTCGGCGGCGCCGGCGTTGGCAAGACCGTTCTGATCATGGAATTGATCAACAACGTCGCCAAGGCGCACGGCGGTTACTCGGTGTTTGCCGGCGTCGGTGAACGCACCCGCGAAGGCAACGACCTTTACCACGAAATGATCGAATCCGGCGTGAACAAGCTGGGCGGCGGCGAAGGCTCGAAAGCAGCTCTCGTCTACGGTCAGATGAACGAGCCACCAGGTGCGCGCGCCCGCGTTGCGCTCACCGGCCTGACGATCGCCGAAGACTTCCGCGACAAGGGACAGGACGTTCTGTTCTTCGTCGACAACATTTTCCGCTTCACGCAGGCTGGTTCGGAACTGTCGGCTCTGCTGGGCCGTATTCCTTCGGCCGTGGGCTATCAGCCAACTCTGGCCACCGACATGGGCCAGATGCAGGAGCGCATTACCACGACGACCAAGGGCTCGATCACATCGGTTCAGGCGATTTACGTCCCCGCCGACGACTTGACCGACCCGGCTCCGGCCACCTCGTTCGCCCATCTGGACGCAACGACGAACCTGTCGCGTTCGATCGCCGAAAAGGGCATCTATCCTGCCGTCGATCCGCTGGACTCCACCTCGCGCATGCTCGACCCGCTGGTCGTCGGCGAAGAGCACTACGAAGTTGCCCGTAAGGTTCAGTCGACCCTGCAGCGCTACAAGGCCCTGCAGGACATCATCGCCATCCTCGGCATGGACGAACTGTCGGAAGACGACAAGTTGTCGGTTGCCCGCGCCCGCAAGATCGAGCGGTTCCTTTCGCAGCCGTTCTTCGTTGCCGAAGTCTTCACCGGCGCTCCGGGCAAGCTCGTTGCGCTCGAAGACACGATCAAGGGCTTCAAGGGCCTCGTGAACGGCGATTACGACCACCTCCCGGAAGCTGCCTTCTACATGGTCGGCACCATCGAGGAAGCGGTCGAAAAGGCAAAGAAGCTGGCTGCTGCCGTTTGA
- a CDS encoding F0F1 ATP synthase subunit gamma produces MPSLKDLKNRIASVKATQKITKAMKMVAAAKLRRAQEAAEAARPYSQRMGAVLANITQAVGTSDEAPALMRGTGQDKVHLLVVCSAERGLCGGFNSQIARFARDHTRRLLAEGKTVKIFTVGKKGYDILRREFASLIVERKELRDVKKIGFANADEIGKRIVEMFNAGEFDVCTLFYSEFKSVISQVPTALQLIPAIVPTAPVATEATQANAIYEYEPDAASILTDLIPRNISVQVFRALLENVAGEMGAKMSAMDNATRNAGEMINKLTLSYNRQRQAQITKELIEIISGAEAL; encoded by the coding sequence ATGCCTTCACTTAAGGATCTGAAAAACCGGATCGCCTCCGTCAAGGCGACGCAGAAGATCACCAAAGCGATGAAGATGGTCGCAGCGGCGAAGCTTCGGCGTGCTCAGGAGGCGGCCGAGGCTGCCCGCCCTTACTCGCAGCGCATGGGCGCCGTGCTTGCAAACATCACGCAGGCGGTCGGCACCAGTGACGAGGCGCCCGCGCTGATGCGTGGAACCGGTCAGGACAAGGTACATTTGCTCGTCGTCTGCTCGGCCGAGCGCGGTCTTTGCGGCGGTTTCAATTCGCAGATCGCCCGATTTGCACGCGATCATACCCGCAGGCTGCTGGCCGAAGGCAAGACGGTCAAGATCTTTACCGTCGGCAAGAAGGGTTACGACATCCTGCGTCGCGAGTTTGCTTCGCTGATCGTCGAGCGCAAGGAACTTCGCGACGTCAAGAAGATCGGCTTCGCCAATGCCGATGAAATCGGCAAGCGCATCGTCGAGATGTTCAATGCCGGCGAATTCGATGTCTGCACGCTGTTCTACTCCGAATTCAAGTCCGTGATATCGCAGGTGCCGACGGCGCTGCAGCTTATCCCGGCGATCGTGCCGACTGCACCGGTCGCGACGGAAGCGACCCAGGCGAATGCGATCTACGAATACGAACCCGATGCCGCGTCGATCCTGACGGATCTGATCCCGCGCAACATCTCCGTCCAGGTTTTCCGCGCGCTCCTCGAGAACGTTGCCGGTGAGATGGGCGCGAAGATGAGCGCGATGGATAACGCGACCCGGAACGCTGGTGAGATGATCAACAAACTGACGCTCAGCTACAACCGCCAGCGTCAGGCGCAGATCACCAAGGAACTCATTGAAATCATTTCGGGCGCGGAAGCGCTCTGA
- the atpA gene encoding F0F1 ATP synthase subunit alpha, whose translation MDIRAAEISAILKDQIKNFGQEAEVSEVGQVLSVGDGIARVYGLDNVQAGEMVEFPGGIRGMALNLESDNVGVVIFGSDRDIKEGDIVKRTGAIVDVPVGPELLGRVVDALGNPIDGKGPINATRRSRVDVKAPGIIPRKSVHEPMSTGLKAIDALIPVGRGQRELVIGDRQTGKTAIILDTILNQKAIHDNGPDAEKLYCVYVAIGQKRSTVAQFVKVLEERGALKYSIIVAATASDPAPMQYLAPFAGCAMGEYFRDNGQHALIGYDDLSKQAVAYRQMSLLLRRPPGREAYPGDVFYLHSRLLERAAKLSDEKGSGSLTALPVIETQGNDVSAFIPTNVISITDGQIFLETDLFYQGIRPAVNVGLSVSRVGSAAQVKAMKQVAGSIKGELAQYREMAAFAQFGSDLDASTQRLLNRGARLTELLKQPQFSPLKTEEQVAVIFAGVNGYLDKVAVSDIGKFEQGLLSYLRSDGKDILDAIRDQKAISDDIKGKLQAAIDTFGKSFA comes from the coding sequence ATGGATATCCGCGCCGCGGAAATTTCCGCAATTCTGAAAGACCAGATCAAGAATTTTGGCCAGGAGGCTGAGGTTTCCGAGGTCGGCCAGGTTCTCTCCGTCGGTGACGGCATTGCCCGCGTCTACGGTCTGGATAACGTCCAGGCCGGCGAAATGGTCGAGTTCCCCGGCGGAATTCGCGGCATGGCCCTCAACCTCGAATCCGACAATGTCGGCGTCGTGATCTTCGGTTCCGACCGTGACATCAAGGAAGGCGACATCGTCAAGCGCACCGGCGCCATCGTCGACGTTCCGGTCGGTCCTGAACTGCTCGGCCGCGTCGTTGACGCACTCGGCAATCCGATCGATGGCAAGGGCCCGATCAACGCGACCCGCCGTTCGCGCGTCGACGTCAAGGCTCCTGGCATCATCCCGCGCAAGTCGGTGCATGAGCCGATGTCGACCGGCCTCAAGGCCATCGATGCCCTGATCCCGGTTGGTCGTGGCCAGCGCGAGCTTGTCATCGGTGACCGCCAGACCGGCAAGACCGCCATCATTCTCGACACGATCCTCAATCAGAAGGCCATCCACGACAACGGCCCTGATGCTGAAAAGCTCTATTGCGTCTACGTCGCCATCGGCCAGAAGCGCTCGACGGTTGCCCAGTTCGTCAAGGTGCTCGAAGAGCGCGGCGCGCTGAAGTACTCGATCATCGTTGCTGCCACCGCGTCCGACCCGGCGCCGATGCAGTACCTCGCACCGTTTGCCGGTTGCGCCATGGGCGAATACTTCCGCGACAACGGCCAGCACGCTCTGATTGGCTATGACGATCTTTCCAAGCAGGCCGTCGCCTACCGCCAGATGTCTCTGCTGCTGCGCCGCCCGCCAGGCCGCGAGGCCTACCCAGGCGACGTTTTCTACCTGCACTCGCGTCTTCTCGAGCGTGCTGCCAAGCTTTCCGACGAAAAGGGCTCCGGTTCGCTGACGGCTCTGCCGGTCATCGAAACACAGGGCAACGACGTTTCGGCCTTCATTCCGACCAACGTGATCTCGATCACCGACGGCCAGATCTTCCTTGAAACCGATCTGTTCTACCAGGGTATCCGTCCTGCTGTGAACGTCGGCCTGTCGGTTTCCCGCGTCGGTTCGGCCGCTCAGGTCAAGGCGATGAAGCAGGTTGCCGGTTCGATCAAGGGCGAACTTGCGCAGTATCGCGAAATGGCTGCCTTCGCGCAGTTCGGCTCGGATCTGGACGCCTCGACGCAGCGCCTCCTGAACCGCGGCGCACGCCTGACCGAACTCCTGAAGCAGCCGCAGTTCTCGCCGCTGAAGACGGAAGAGCAGGTCGCGGTGATCTTCGCCGGTGTGAACGGCTATCTCGACAAGGTCGCTGTCAGCGATATCGGCAAGTTCGAGCAGGGCCTGCTGTCTTATCTGCGGTCTGACGGCAAGGATATCCTTGACGCCATTCGCGACCAGAAGGCCATCAGCGACGATATCAAGGGCAAGCTCCAGGCTGCCATCGATACCTTCGGCAAGTCTTTCGCCTGA
- a CDS encoding F0F1 ATP synthase subunit delta, translated as MPVADTSHPISGVAERYASSLFELALAEGAIAQVTADLDRFQAMLDESEDLRRFVASPVFSSGDQVKAIEALSAKAGITGFFANFLKVVARHRRLFALPGMIRSFRLIAAEQRGEVTAEVSSAHALTPEQENELKVALKSVTGKEVTVAVTVDPSILGGLIVKVGSRQIDTSLRTKLSTLKLALKEVG; from the coding sequence GTGCCCGTGGCAGACACATCCCATCCTATATCCGGTGTGGCAGAGCGATATGCATCGTCTTTGTTCGAGCTTGCGCTCGCCGAGGGCGCCATCGCCCAGGTGACTGCCGATCTCGACCGTTTCCAGGCCATGCTCGACGAAAGCGAAGACTTGCGGCGTTTCGTTGCCAGTCCGGTCTTCTCGTCCGGAGACCAGGTCAAGGCCATCGAGGCTTTGTCGGCCAAGGCTGGGATCACCGGTTTCTTCGCAAACTTCCTGAAGGTCGTTGCGCGTCACCGTCGTCTCTTTGCGCTGCCGGGCATGATCCGCTCTTTCCGCCTGATCGCTGCCGAGCAGCGTGGCGAAGTCACTGCCGAGGTCAGTTCCGCGCATGCGCTGACGCCGGAGCAGGAAAACGAATTGAAGGTGGCGCTGAAGAGCGTTACCGGTAAAGAAGTCACGGTCGCCGTAACGGTGGACCCGTCTATTCTTGGTGGTTTGATTGTGAAAGTGGGGTCGCGACAGATTGATACGTCGCTACGCACCAAACTTTCTACCCTTAAGCTTGCATTGAAAGAGGTTGGCTGA
- a CDS encoding DUF4345 domain-containing protein, which yields MEFYFPTERGEQLAYCAAAFTALLGLFMMFAPGYAYRILGLQPREGRLGAYAEARSMGGSYIGFGLMAILLAQPMVYLALGTSFALAAFGRVLSLMSDRGNVVVNLVMLVIQVALAALPIIYFLGWI from the coding sequence ATGGAATTTTATTTTCCGACTGAACGGGGCGAACAGCTCGCCTATTGCGCGGCTGCCTTTACGGCCTTGCTCGGGCTCTTCATGATGTTTGCGCCTGGATATGCCTATCGCATTCTCGGTCTGCAGCCGCGCGAGGGTCGCCTCGGCGCCTATGCGGAGGCCCGGTCGATGGGCGGATCGTATATCGGCTTCGGCCTGATGGCGATCCTTCTGGCACAGCCCATGGTTTATCTCGCCCTCGGCACGTCTTTCGCGCTTGCAGCATTCGGGAGGGTGCTGTCGCTGATGTCGGACCGTGGAAACGTCGTCGTCAACCTGGTGATGCTTGTCATCCAGGTAGCTCTTGCAGCTTTGCCGATTATCTATTTTCTCGGCTGGATTTGA
- a CDS encoding primosomal protein N': MNNDSSDLFGALAKVPPVTRTVPVLVPMPAPRPYSYAVPEGMAVEPGSVVQVPLGPRQVIGVVWDGGDDNGVDPKKLRPITRVFDCPPLAKEMRDFIDWVATYTLSPPGHVARMALRVPAAFDPEPMVEGLKFVGGAPDRLTPARSRVLEMAVGAPSWTRSGLAHAAGVSTSVIDGLVKQGVFETIFLTPPPVVAKPDPDFVAARLEGPQKQAAVEVIDEVRNATFSVSLIDGITGSGKTEVYFEAIAETLRQGRQVLILLPEIALTASFLERFQQRFGSKPAEWHSDLAPRTREKVWRQAVTGDVRVVAGARSALFLPFEDLGLIIVDEEHDPAYKQEDRVFYNARDMAVVRARIGDFPVVLVSATPSVESQVNGQSGRYSTIHLPTRFGDAALPDLHLVDMRRHAPDRGGFLSPVLLRAVGKTVADGHQALLFLNRRGYAPLTLCRVCGHRFQCPQCSSWLVEHRFRQQLQCHQCGHAERTPEACPECGTFDHLVACGPGVERVAEEVEKHFPDARTIVLSSDILGGVKRLRLELEAIANGEADIVIGTQLVAKGHNFPLMTLVGIVDADIGLANGDPRAAERTFQLLSQVTGRAGRTGLKSHGLLQTYQPQHPVMQAIVSGDAAAFYEREISERERALLPPFGRLASIIVSAETRQDAETHARGMRNAAPNVPGIAVLGPAEAPLALVRGRHRFRLLVHGRRNSDMQGFLRTLLAQGPKERGSVHVQLDIDPQSFL, from the coding sequence ATGAACAACGATTCCTCCGATCTGTTCGGCGCGCTTGCGAAGGTGCCGCCGGTGACGCGTACTGTGCCAGTTCTGGTGCCTATGCCTGCGCCTCGGCCCTATTCCTATGCCGTGCCCGAGGGTATGGCGGTCGAGCCCGGTTCGGTCGTGCAGGTGCCGCTGGGTCCGCGCCAGGTGATCGGCGTCGTCTGGGACGGTGGCGATGACAACGGCGTCGACCCCAAGAAGCTGCGGCCGATCACCCGTGTCTTCGACTGCCCGCCGCTCGCGAAAGAAATGCGCGACTTCATCGACTGGGTGGCGACCTACACGCTTTCGCCACCCGGTCATGTGGCGCGGATGGCCTTGCGCGTGCCGGCTGCCTTCGATCCGGAGCCGATGGTCGAGGGGCTCAAGTTCGTCGGCGGCGCACCCGACCGGCTGACACCGGCCAGAAGCCGCGTGCTGGAAATGGCCGTCGGCGCGCCTTCGTGGACGCGTAGCGGCCTCGCGCACGCTGCCGGCGTGTCGACAAGCGTGATCGACGGTCTGGTAAAGCAGGGGGTTTTCGAGACCATCTTCCTCACCCCGCCGCCTGTCGTTGCCAAGCCGGATCCGGATTTCGTCGCTGCCCGGCTGGAGGGGCCGCAGAAGCAGGCGGCAGTCGAGGTGATCGACGAGGTCAGGAACGCGACGTTCTCGGTATCTCTGATCGACGGGATCACCGGGTCCGGCAAGACCGAGGTCTATTTCGAGGCGATTGCCGAGACTTTGCGGCAGGGACGGCAGGTGCTGATCCTGCTGCCGGAAATTGCCCTGACAGCAAGTTTTCTCGAGCGGTTCCAGCAGCGCTTCGGATCGAAGCCCGCCGAATGGCATTCCGATCTCGCACCGCGCACGCGCGAAAAGGTCTGGCGGCAAGCTGTAACGGGGGATGTGCGCGTGGTCGCCGGTGCGCGCTCGGCGCTGTTCCTGCCGTTCGAGGATCTCGGGCTGATCATTGTCGACGAAGAGCACGACCCTGCCTACAAGCAGGAGGACCGCGTCTTCTACAATGCCCGCGACATGGCTGTGGTGCGTGCCCGGATCGGCGATTTTCCCGTGGTGCTGGTGTCGGCGACGCCATCGGTCGAAAGCCAGGTCAACGGCCAGAGCGGCCGGTACAGCACCATCCACCTGCCGACGCGCTTCGGCGATGCGGCGTTGCCGGATCTTCACCTCGTCGATATGCGCCGGCATGCTCCAGATCGCGGCGGTTTCCTGTCGCCGGTGCTGTTGCGTGCGGTTGGAAAGACGGTCGCGGACGGGCACCAGGCGCTGCTGTTCCTCAACAGGCGCGGCTATGCGCCGCTGACCCTCTGCCGCGTCTGCGGACACCGCTTCCAGTGCCCGCAATGCTCCAGCTGGCTGGTCGAGCACAGGTTTCGCCAGCAGTTGCAGTGCCACCAATGCGGCCATGCGGAGAGGACGCCGGAAGCCTGCCCGGAGTGCGGCACCTTCGATCATCTCGTGGCCTGTGGACCCGGTGTCGAGCGCGTCGCCGAGGAGGTGGAGAAGCATTTTCCGGATGCAAGGACCATCGTCCTGTCCTCCGATATTCTCGGCGGCGTCAAACGCTTGCGGCTGGAGCTGGAGGCGATCGCCAATGGCGAGGCGGATATCGTCATCGGCACGCAGCTGGTGGCGAAGGGCCACAATTTCCCGCTGATGACGCTGGTCGGTATCGTCGATGCCGATATCGGGCTTGCCAATGGCGACCCACGGGCGGCCGAGCGGACATTCCAGCTGCTGAGCCAGGTCACCGGCCGCGCCGGTCGGACCGGCCTGAAAAGCCATGGCCTGCTGCAGACCTACCAGCCGCAGCATCCCGTCATGCAGGCGATCGTCTCGGGTGACGCGGCTGCGTTTTACGAACGCGAGATTTCGGAGCGGGAAAGAGCTCTGCTGCCGCCGTTCGGACGGCTTGCCTCGATCATCGTCTCGGCCGAAACGCGCCAGGATGCCGAAACCCATGCGCGCGGTATGCGCAACGCCGCGCCCAACGTGCCGGGCATTGCCGTTCTCGGGCCGGCGGAAGCGCCGCTGGCGCTGGTGCGCGGCCGGCATCGGTTCCGGCTCCTGGTGCACGGCCGGCGCAATTCGGACATGCAGGGTTTTTTGCGCACCCTGCTGGCGCAAGGGCCGAAGGAGCGCGGCTCCGTCCATGTGCAACTCGATATCGACCCGCAGAGCTTTTTGTAA
- a CDS encoding GNAT family N-acetyltransferase — translation MTRRDSTSTLGQLAGAIALVSQGRPGHIVDTLIAERGEKIVKSPFWPLIRPFLHVLLRYHKAIRFADDVAKLPGFQSFEYMSDLLQLDIRCQNAERIPASGGFILVSNHPTGIADGVAIFDLMKARRPDMMVFANRDAVRVNPRFAEMIIPVEWRDEYKSKLKTRETLVLTNKTVEEGKAMVLFPSGRIAYWANGKLNERPWKTSAVALARKYNLPILPVHLSARNSGLFYWFAKWSTELRDMTVFYELLNKRGDRFDFRVGKLISPDQLEGDVNEVTRALEKLTVHDMAADADAEFTPLSSPTSELAPRPLVANSL, via the coding sequence ATGACGCGCCGCGATTCTACCTCGACCCTCGGACAGCTTGCCGGCGCCATCGCCCTGGTGTCGCAGGGAAGGCCCGGCCATATCGTCGATACGCTGATCGCCGAGCGCGGCGAGAAGATCGTCAAGAGCCCTTTCTGGCCGCTCATCCGTCCCTTCCTGCACGTGCTGCTGCGCTATCACAAGGCGATCCGTTTTGCCGACGATGTCGCCAAGCTTCCCGGATTCCAGTCCTTCGAATATATGAGCGACCTGCTGCAGCTCGACATCCGCTGCCAGAATGCCGAGCGTATTCCGGCCAGCGGCGGCTTCATTCTGGTGAGCAACCATCCGACCGGCATTGCCGACGGTGTGGCGATCTTCGACCTGATGAAGGCGCGCCGGCCGGACATGATGGTGTTTGCCAATCGGGACGCGGTGCGTGTCAATCCGCGCTTTGCCGAGATGATCATTCCGGTCGAATGGCGCGATGAATACAAGAGTAAGCTGAAGACGCGCGAGACGCTGGTTCTTACCAACAAGACGGTCGAGGAAGGCAAGGCGATGGTCCTGTTTCCCTCCGGTCGCATTGCCTACTGGGCGAATGGCAAGCTGAACGAGCGGCCGTGGAAGACGTCGGCGGTCGCGCTGGCACGAAAATATAATCTGCCGATCCTGCCGGTGCATCTGTCGGCGCGCAATTCCGGCCTGTTCTACTGGTTTGCCAAATGGTCCACCGAACTCCGCGACATGACGGTGTTTTACGAACTGCTCAACAAGCGCGGCGACCGCTTCGACTTCCGCGTCGGCAAGCTGATATCCCCGGACCAACTGGAAGGCGATGTCAACGAAGTGACGAGGGCGCTGGAAAAGCTGACGGTGCATGACATGGCGGCGGACGCCGATGCCGAGTTCACGCCGCTTTCGTCACCGACAAGCGAGCTGGCACCGCGCCCGCTCGTTGCGAATTCGCTCTGA